The following proteins are encoded in a genomic region of Glycine soja cultivar W05 chromosome 17, ASM419377v2, whole genome shotgun sequence:
- the LOC114391560 gene encoding uncharacterized protein LOC114391560, with protein MANGGFPFQMPMLTKNNYDNWSIKMKALLGAQDVWDIVENGFEEQDEASLSQGVKETLKESRKRDKKALFLIYQSVDEDTFEKISNATTAKEAWDKLQTCNKGVEQVKKIRLQTLRGDFEHLFMEESESISDYFSRVLAVVNQLKRTGEDVDEVKVMKKILRTLNPSFDFIVTNIEENKDLKTMTIKQLMGSLQAYEEKQKRKIKQKEATEQLLQLNVKEANYANYKSQRGRGRDQDRGRGRGHGGEGRGGYKNHSNKFNNGERSWNPQIGHYASECRFSKKVEEKGNFVEEKGGEEETLLLACQNKFEEKRNKWYLDTGASNHMCGDQSMFMEINEAATGDVSFGDDSKIPCLKACYTDSSWLWHLRFGHLNFDGLEHLAKKEMVRGLPSINHPDQLCEGCLIGKQFRKSFPKETTTRATKPLELIHTNVCGPIKPNSFGKNKYFLLFIDDYSRKAWVYFLKEKSEVFENFKKFKALVEKESGLSIKAMRSDRGGEFTSNKFNKYCEDHGIHRPLAVPRSPQQNGVAERKNRTILNMVRSMLKSKKMPKEFWVEAVACVVYLTNHSPTRSVHETTPQEAWSGRKPRISNLKVFGSIAYTHVPDKKRTKLDDKSEKYVFVGYDSRSKGYKHYNPNSRKIVISCDVEFDEEDCWDWSVQEDKYDFLLYFEEDDEIQQPIIEEHITPPASLTPRLDETSSSERTPRLRSIEEIYEVTKNLNDINLFCLFGDCEPLSYKKQRKT; from the exons ATGGCGAATGGAGGTTTTCCTTTCCAAATGCCGATGCTCACAAAGAACAACTATGATAATTGGAGTATCAAGATGAAGGCGCTACTAGGAGCTCAAGATGTGTGGGATATCGTAGAGAATGGCTTCGAGGAGCAAGATGAAGCCTCGCTAAGCCAAGGTGTAAAGGAGACGTTGAAGGAGTCAAGAAAGAGAGACAAGAAAGCTCTCTTTCTCATTTATCAATCGGTGGATGAAGATACATTTGAGAAGATATCCAACGCAACGACGGCCAAAGAAGCATGGGATAAGCTTCAAACTTGCAACAAAGGAGTTGAGCAGGTAAAAAAGATTCGTCTTCAAACTCTTAGAGGTGACTTTGAGCATTTGTTTATGGAGGAGTCCGAGTCAATTTCTGATTATTTTTCTCGAGTATTGGCCGTAGTCAATCAACTTAAAAGAACTGGTGAAGATGTTGATGAGGTGAAGGTCATGAAAAAAATACTTCGAACTTTAAATCCAAGTTTTGACTTCATTGTTACcaacattgaagaaaacaaggatttaAAGACCATGACTATTAAGCAACTCATGGGCTCCTTACAAGCAtacgaagaaaaacaaaagagaaaaattaaacaaaaggagGCTACGGAGCAACTACTACAACTCAACGTAAAGGAAGCAAACTATGCAAATTACAAGAGCCAAAGAGGACGAGGTCGTGACCAAGATCGTGGACGTGGACGAGGACATGGAGGAGAAGGTAGAGGTGGTTACAAAAACCACtccaacaaattcaacaatggagaaAGAAGTTGGAATCCACAA attggTCACTACGCATCCGAGTGTAGATTCTCGAAGAAGGTTGAAGAGAAAGGTAACTTTGTAGAAGAAAAAGGCGGAGAAGAAGAAACTTTGCTACTCGCGTgccaaaacaaatttgaagagaaaagaaacaagtggtACCTCGACACCGGCGCAAGCAACCACATGTGCGGCGATCAAAGCATGTTCATGGAGATCAATGAAGCGGCAACTGGCGATGTCTCATTTGGAGACGACTCAAAGATACCA TGTCTCAAGGCTTGCTATACCGACTCTTCGTGGCTATGGCATCTACGATTCGGGCATCTCAACTTCGACGGTCTAGAACATTTAGCGAAGAAGGAGATGGTGAGAGGCTTGCCTAGCATCAACCACCCAGACCAACTTTGCGAAGGATGTCTAATTGGGAAGCAATTTCGTAAAAGTTTTCCAAAGGAAACAACAACAAGAGCAACAAAGCCGCTAGAGCTCATACACACCAATGTCTGTGGACCAATCAAACCCAATTCATTTGGTAAGAATAAGTACTTTCTcctctttattgatgattattccagAAAAGCCTGGGTTTATTTCTTAAAGGAGAAATCAGAAGTGTTTGAAAACTTTAAGAAGTTCAAAGCCCTCGTGGAGAAAGAAAGTGGTCTTTCCATCAAGGCCATGAGATCTGATCGAGGAGGAGAGTTCACTTCAAATAAGTTCAACAAATATTGTGAAGACCATGGAATCCATCGCCCACTGGCAGTGCCAAGAtcgccacaacaaaatggagtagcagAGAGAAAGAACCGGACCATACTTAACATGGTGCGAAGCATGCTCAAGAGCAAGAAGATGCCGAAGGAGTTTTGGGTTGAAGCAGTGGCATGTGTAGTTTACCTAACAAACCATTCCCCAACAAGAAGCGTGCATGAGACGACACCACAAGAAGCATGGAGTGGAAGGAAGCCCAGGATCTCTAACCTCAAAGTGTTTGGAAGCATTGCCTATACCCATGTTCCAGACAAAAAGAGGACAAAGCTCGATGATAAAAGTGAGAAGTACGTGTTTGTGGGTTACGACTCAAGATCAAAGGGGTACAAGCACTATAATCCAAATAGTAGAAAGATCGTCATAAGTTGCGACGTGGAGTTCGACGAAGAAGATTGTTGGGATTGGAGTGTTCAAGAAGATAagtatgattttcttctttattttgaagaagatgatgaaattCAACAACCAATCATAGAGGAACATATTACACCACCTGCCTCACTGACACCAAGGCTGGATGAAACAAGTTCAAGTGAGAGGACACCGCGACTAAGGAGCATTGAAGAGATTTATGAGGTAACCAAAAACCTAAACGACATTAACCTCTTTTGTCTTTTTGGTGATTGTGAGCCTCTAAGCTATAAGAAGCAGCGGAAAACATAA